A window from Thiosulfatimonas sediminis encodes these proteins:
- the istB gene encoding IS21-like element helper ATPase IstB — MQTLFNQIDALKLYGLRHALQTQIDQPNHYQDLSFTERLAHLMQSEQQDRDHRKQQRLIKQAKFKLLATAQGIDYQHPRGLQASVMRDLLQGEWIKRHQNVLLTGPCGSGKTYLACALGHHACLQGHAVQYFRISRLLLELTQAKADGTYQTALKRLAKLPLLILDDWGLEPLKASQRNDLMEIMDDRHGSSSTILISQLPTEEWYQAIGDNTLADAILDRLMHNAHRIKLKGESMRKTQSEIDVT; from the coding sequence ATGCAAACCCTATTCAATCAAATTGATGCGCTCAAACTCTACGGTCTGCGCCACGCCTTGCAAACTCAGATTGACCAACCCAATCATTATCAAGATCTCAGCTTCACGGAACGCTTAGCACACCTGATGCAAAGCGAACAACAAGACCGAGATCATCGCAAACAACAGCGCCTAATCAAACAAGCAAAATTCAAGCTGTTGGCGACGGCTCAAGGCATTGATTATCAACACCCCAGAGGACTTCAAGCCAGTGTGATGCGAGACCTGCTTCAAGGAGAGTGGATTAAGCGCCACCAGAATGTCTTACTGACGGGACCTTGCGGCTCAGGCAAAACCTATCTTGCCTGTGCCCTGGGGCACCATGCCTGTCTGCAAGGGCACGCTGTGCAGTACTTCCGAATCAGTCGTCTGTTATTGGAGTTGACCCAAGCGAAAGCCGATGGCACCTATCAAACGGCACTCAAGCGTCTTGCGAAATTACCGCTATTGATCCTCGATGACTGGGGGCTTGAACCGCTCAAAGCCTCCCAACGCAATGACCTGATGGAAATTATGGATGACCGACATGGGAGCAGTTCCACGATTCTGATCAGTCAACTGCCAACCGAAGAGTGGTATCAAGCGATTGGTGACAACACCCTTGCCGATGCGATATTAGACCGACTGATGCACAACGCACATCGGATCAAACTGAAAGGCGAATCGATGCGTAAAACGCAATCAGAGATTGACGTCACTTGA